In one Lolium rigidum isolate FL_2022 chromosome 3, APGP_CSIRO_Lrig_0.1, whole genome shotgun sequence genomic region, the following are encoded:
- the LOC124695489 gene encoding kinesin-like protein KIN-5B, with protein sequence MERPSPPSNRARSGGGIVIRETSTPRGHLRLVRPKREPGTSDERKRRSLPLACDSSSIWCPVPVIDLEESASYDEWYKPSPSPPRNGGRWGDPGQGTSSQAAVPPSRFDDDGSDDDGGDGDNDYTVLPPGSISASLPEIAAGKLILPPHANFTSNPDEIYPKFRYGKAKRVEMLNHAIPPNPSAGVVLGGAGGMAQTPNPSRRSWVGPAPTPFLTPRPERRELRWAEAGSHSSVRRSGVGAVGVNGGSDRDREENVQVVLRCRPLNEEEQRANVQSAVSCNDMKREVTVLNSLFKQADKTFTFDKVFGPKSQQRAIYDHAVAPIVDDVLEGYNCTVFAFGQTGTGKTYTMEGEIMQQVGELPATAGVMPRAVRHIFDILEARKTDYRVKVTFLELYNEELTDLLASEDQSRFPEDRQKRSTVSLMEDGKGGAVIRGLEEIDVYSPGQIYRLLEQGSARRRTAGTALNKQSSRSHSVFSIYIHVNVTTVGNQELMRCGRLDLVDLAGSESIARSGAKEVRAREAGELNKSLLTLGRVITALEEHSVHVPYRDSKLTRLLRESLGGKAKTCIIATVTPAVHCLEETLVTLDYAYRAKSIRNKPEVNPTICKSVMLKDLYQEMEKMKQDVKAAREKNGIYIPRERFVLEKAEKKAMREKVDCLEFSLKKQNKELEKYKKLYLAEQECRMNLEIQNTELKMKTESGKEEFLDLQEAHSRAEMSIKEKEYIISNLLCAEHQILERAKGMCGSFKSACGDIADLQNKLERRSKTESENRGLLFNFRSQMDQSLGLLHNTVVGSICEQRQFLESMNEQMNSYFSAKSELANHMERRIANAKDMHASGLQCMNELAKTLKLRSITDSEQMELNISSHAIAVGNFLAVMVSEAEQVQTEVLKSISELKELLAFSAKQQEVGLQKSLTSAQAMSKTSIDFFNDISTQASRIMELMEQSQRGSSSQLVEFEKVFKELAIQEEQAAHNKIAGILAGLTARKTTMVSEYVGQLNEKYSEEQKHMILEMSNLQHVSGNGIKEATSCAGKIEKQFQEVKSSHANTKDQMGDVLQLCLERSNHSVSYWSHTQSSLEHLNKSSVLEAHDFIGERRSENDSIIQEILLLSAQNDAGFHAMTSDILGASKNSHLLDHETRKTMETVTTSLSNHLGLLNEEHTQGTESIRSITSDCIEKDYSVNSPVHHREPPTGAYSFKSIEELRPSVPDLVAKFKAENKLSEPDKGKQYSDQRTRCAPRSPLMPVNH encoded by the exons ATGGAGCGGCCTTCCCCGCCGAGCAACCGtgcgcgcagcggcggcgggatcgtcatccgcgagACGTCGACGCCACGCGGCCACCTCCGCCTGGTTCGCCCCAAGCGTGAACCAGGCACCTCCgacgagcggaagc GCCGCTCGCTACCGCTGGCCTGCGACTCCTCCTCCATCTGGTGCcccgtccccgtcatcgacctcgaggagTCCGCCTCCTACGACGAGTGGTACAAGCCGTCGCCGTCCCCGCCGCGCAacggtggccggtggggagaccccgGCCAGGGCACCAGCAGCCAGGCGGCGGTGCCGCCGTCGCgtttcgacgacgacggctccgacgatgatggcggcgacggcgacaatGACTACACGGTTCTACCGCCaggctctat CTCGGCGTCTTtgcctgagatcgcggctgggaaactgaTCCTCCCTCCACACGCCAATTTTAcgtcaaatccggacgaaatttaCCCCAAATTTCGGTATGGGAaggccaaacgagtggagatgct AAACCACGCGATTCCCCCAAATCCGAGCGCCGGGGTAGTTCTAGGTGGCGCCGGCGGCATGGCGCAGACTCCGAACCCCAGCCGGAGGTCCTGGGTGGGCCCGGCGCCGACCCCCTTCCTCACGCCACGCCCCGAGCGCCGGGAGCTGCGGTGGGCGGAAGCGGGCTCGCACAGCTCCGTGCGCCGCAGCGGGGTAGGCGCCGTCGGCGTCAACGGCGGGAGCGACAGAGACCGCGAGGAGAACGTGCAGGTCGTGCTCCGGTGCAG GCCACTAAACGAGGAGGAGCAGAGAGCGAATGTGCAGAGCGCCGTCTCTTGCAACGACATGAAGAGGGAGGTGACAGTTCTGAACAGCCTATTCAAGCAAGCCGACAAAACATTCACCTTTGACAAG GTGTTTGGCCCAAAATCCCAGCAGAGAGCGATATACGATCATGCTGTTGCACCTATCGTCGACGATGTCCTTGAAGGCTATAATTGTACTGTCTTTGCCTTTGGGCAAACTGGAACCGGAAAAACTTATACCATGGAGGGGGAGATAATGCAGCAG GTGGGTGAGCTGCCAGCTACTGCTGGTGTCATGCCAAGAGCAGTGCGTCATATCTTCGATATATTGGAAGCACGGAAGACTGACTATAGGGTGAAGGTAACCTTCCTGGAGCTCTATAACGAAGAATTAACAGATCTGTTGGCTTCAGAGGACCAAAGCAGGTTCCCTGAAGATAGACAAAAAAGGTCTACTGTATCTCTTATGGAAGATGGCAAGGGCGGGGCGGTCATAAGAGGCCTTGAAGAGATTGATGTCTACAGTCCCGGTCAGATATATAGGCTTTTGGAACAAGGATCAGCTAGGAGACGCACTGCCGGCACTGCGCTGAATAAGCAAAGCAG CCGATCACATTCTGTCTTTTCAATATACATCCATGTCAATGTAACAACAGTAGGGAATCAGGAACTCATGAGGTGTGGGAGGTTGGACCTTGTAGACTTGGCAGGATCAGAGAGTATAGCTCGATCAGGTGCAAAAGAG GTTAGAGCGAGAGAAGCTGGAGAGCTGAATAAGAGCTTATTGACACTGGGTCGTGTCATCACTGCACTTGAGGAGCATTCAGTTCATGTACCATACAG GGACAGTAAGCTCACGAGACTGCTAAGAGAATCCTTGGGTGGAAAAGCCAAAACTTGCATCATAGCAACAGTAACTCCAGCTGTCCATTGCCTGGAAGAAACTCTAGTTACACTTGATTATGCTTATCGTGCTAAAAGTATAAGAAACAAACCAGAG GTAAACCCAACAATCTGCAAGTCTGTTATGCTCAAAGATCTTTATCAAGAAATGGAAAAAATGAAACAAG ATGTGAAAGCCGCAAGGGAAAAGAATGGAATTTATATCCCTCGTGAAAGGTTTGTTCTAGAAAAGGCAGAGAAAAAG GCAATGAGGGAAAAAGTGGACTGTTTGGAGTTTAGTCTGAAGAAGCAGAACAAA GAGCTCGAAAAATACAAAAAACTGTACCTAGCAGAACAGGAGTGCAGGATGAATTTGGAAATTCAGAATACAGAGTTAAAG ATGAAGACTGAAAGTGGCAAGGAGGAATTTCTGGATCTTCAGGAAGCTCATTCTAGAGCTGAAATGTCTATAAAGGAAAAGGAATACATAATCTCAAATTTACTATGTGCCG AGCACCAAATTCTTGAACGTGCAAAGGGTATGTGCGGCTCCTTCAAGAGTGCATGTGGAGATATCGCTGATCTTCAGAATAAACTAG AAAGGCGATCGAAAACTGAATCTGAAAATAGAGGGTTATTATTCAATTTTCGGTCTCAAATGGATCAGAGTCTTGGACTTCTTCATAACACAGTTGTTGGATCTATTTGTGAGCAACGCCAATTTTTGGAGTCTATGAATGAACAAATGAATTCATACTTTTCAGCTAAATCTGAG TTAGCGAACCATATGGAGAGAAGAATCGCAAATGCAAAAGATATGCATGCCTCTGGTTTGCAATGCATGAACGAGCTTGCCAAAACTCTGAAGCTGCGATCCATCACAGACTCTGAGCAAATGGAGCTGAATATATCTTCACATGCAATAGCTGTTGGCAAT TTTCTAGCAGTGATGGTTTCGGAGGCTGAACAAGTACAGACTGAAGTTCTAAAATCCATTTCTGAACTCAAGGAACTACTAGCCTTTTCCGCTAAACAGCAAGAAGTA GGGTTGCAAAAGAGTCTTACCTCAGCACAAGCCATGTCGAAGACATCAATTGATTTCTTTAACGATATCAGCACACAGGCATCTAGGATCATGGAACTTATGGAGCAAAGTCAAAGAGGAAGCTCCTCTCAGCTTGTTGAATTTGAGAAGGTTTTTAAG GAACTTGCTATTCAAGAAGAGCAAGCTGCTCATAACAAGATCGCTGGAATTTTAGCTGGCTTGACAGCCAGAAAAACGACAATG GTTTCAGAATATGTCGGGCAACTGAATGAGAAATATAGCGAAGAGCAGAAACACATGATATTGGAAATGTCCAACCTACAACACGTTTCAGGTAATGGCATAAAGGAAGCTACATCCTGTGCTGGAAAGATAGAGAAACAGTTCCAAGAGGTTAAGTCATCACATGCCAACACCAAAGATCAAATGGGAGATGTCTTGCAGCTATG CTTGGAGAGAAGCAACCATTCTGTTTCTTACTGGTCACATACACAGTCATCTTTAGAACATCTAAATAAGAGCTCGGTTTTGGAGGCTCATGATTTTATAGG AGAGAGAAGAAGCGAAAATGACAGTATTATCCAGGAGATTCTGCTTCTTTCTGCACAGAACGATGCAGGGTTTCATGCCATGACATCTGATATTTTAGGCGCTTCAAAGA ATTCCCACTTACTGGATCATGAAACTAGAAAGACAATGGAAACTGTAACCACCTCTCTCTCGAATCATTTGGGATTGCTGAATGAAGAACACACTCAAGGCACAGAATCTATAAGAAGCATTACAAGTGACTGTATTGAAAAGGATTACTCG GTTAATAGTCCAGTTCATCATCGGGAGCCACCGACCGGTGCATACAGCTTCAAATCAATCGAGGAGCTGAGACCGTCGGTGCCAGACCTAGTGGCGAAATTCAAAGCAGAGAACAAGCTGAGCGAACCGGACAAGGGCAAGCAATACTCGGATCAAAGGACACGTTGTGCTCCAAGAAGTCCTCTCATGCCAGTCAATCACTAA